In a single window of the Papaver somniferum cultivar HN1 unplaced genomic scaffold, ASM357369v1 unplaced-scaffold_57, whole genome shotgun sequence genome:
- the LOC113343214 gene encoding uncharacterized protein At5g01610-like — MEKALTKVGSLKVGNYWIAKKAKEEISNIGEDISTFSNTVEEKAKWLFNKLKGKPAKALPDLLKEYNLPPGLFPKNITCYEFDEIKGKLVVHLSSPCEVLFKDSSLMRYATRVKATLARGKLTGIEGMKTKVLVWVKVTSVTVESYRSDKVMIMAGVKKQKARDTYEMPRDSVKVEEF, encoded by the exons ATGGAGAAAGCTCTAACAAAGGTTGGGAGTTTGAAAGTTGGGAATTACTGGATCGCTAAGAAAGCCAAAGAAGAGATCTCTAACATTGGTGAAGACATCTCT ACCTTCTCGAATACAGTTGAGGAGAAAGCAAAATGGTTATTCAACAAGCTAAAAG GGAAACCAGCGAAAGCCTTGCCAGATCTTCTCAAAGAATACAACCTACCACCAGGCCTCTTCCCCAAGAACATAACATGTTATGAATTTGATGAAATAAAGGGAAAACTGGTTGTTCATTTATCCTCCCCTTGTGAAGTACTCTTCAAGGATTCATCTCTAATGAGGTATGCTACTCGCGTCAAAGCAACACTGGCTAGGGGAAAACTTACAGGGATTGAAGGAATGAAAACGAAAGTCCTGGTATGGGTTAAGGTCACAAGTGTGACTGTTGAAAGTTACAGATCTGACAAGGTTATGATCATGGCTGGGGTAAAGAAACAAAAAGCTAGAGATACGTATGAAATGCCTCGTGATTCTGTCAAGGTTGAAGAATTTTGA
- the LOC113343375 gene encoding uncharacterized protein LOC113343375 isoform X1, with amino-acid sequence MTTPGLTWDWRPKILGSEVRLQHLENDAEKLLEISLCEDFYTGDSFTFELGQNYVYSIDEDDEEEDEDNKLLMEFLSDPKSSKSCTFTFKFEKPPKESMRALFVLELVHQGDDKENLCLTNILHFTKDDYEYVYENCLELEYLEDKKFIHTHRSSRYLSFNIHIHHLREPEDPGFPCMYMSPILRSYMLSFYGLEVIGALKDACAELAQDLSLSADIWSSLRKETKSHLEKNFFNSFDKNQIWGIINASFPHATYYPALMELLHLGIERADDLAKPYRDKLGLEQLISHPPKPVSEGQEPVREPDIDTLCLKGNFGHVTRTYVPKYASAMSAKVELKTYDDLAGECVLSGWCAIQLIAAARCFSEVVTGCLKNFF; translated from the exons ATGACAACCCCCGGATTGACTTGGGATTGGAGGCCCAAAATTTTAGGGTCTGAGGTTAGGCTCCAACATCTTGAAAACGATGCTGAAAAGTTGCTGGAGATATCTTTATGCGAGGATTTCTACACTGGAGACTCTTTTACTTTTGAACTTGGTCAAAATTACGTCTACTCTATAGACGAGGACgacgaggaagaagatgaagacaacAAATT GTTAATGGAGTTTTTATCGGACCCGAAATCCTCAAAATCCTGCACTTTCACATTCAAGTTTGAGAAACCACCAAAag AGTCAATGAGGGCTTTATTTGTGCTGGAATTGGTTCACCAAGGTGATGATAAAGAGAATCTATGCCTTACTAATATACTTCATTTTACAAAAGACGATTACGAGTACGTGTATGAAAATTGCCTGGAGCTAGAGTATCTAGAGGATAAAAAGTTTATTCATACTCACAGGTCTAGTCGATATCTCTCTTTTAATATCCACATCCATCATTTAAG GGAACCGGAAGATCCTGGGTTTCCATGCATGTACATGTCACCAATTTTAAGGTCATACATGCTAAGTTTTTACGGACTGGAGGTTATAGGTGCACTGAAAGATGCTTGTGCTGAGTTGGCCCAAGATTTGTCACT GTCTGCTGATATCTGGAGTTCCCTACGAAAAGAAACCAAAAGCCATCTGGAAAAAAATTTCTTTAATTCATTTGATAAGAATCAAATTTGGGGAATCATAAACGCATCATTTCCGCATGCAACTTACTATCCAGCACTGATGGAGCTATTGCATTTGGGAATTGAAAGAGCAGATGATCTTGCAAAGCCTTACAGGGATAAACTTGGTTTGGAGCAATTAATTTCACATCCACCAAAACCCGTCTCAGAGGGGCAGGAACCTGTTCGTGAACCTGATATTGACACTCTCTGTCTGAAGGGAAATTTTGGCCATGTAACCAGGACGTATGTACCAAAATATGCTAGTGCGATGAGTGCTAAGGTTGAACTGAAAACTTACGATGATCTTGCTGGTGAATGTGTATTATCTGGATGGTGCGCCATCCAATTGATTGCTGCAGCGCGTTGTTTCAG TGAGGTGGTGACCGGGTGTCTCAAAAACTTCTTCTAA
- the LOC113343375 gene encoding uncharacterized protein LOC113343375 isoform X2, which translates to MTTPGLTWDWRPKILGSEVRLQHLENDAEKLLEISLCEDFYTGDSFTFELGQNYVYSIDEDDEEEDEDNKLLMEFLSDPKSSKSCTFTFKFEKPPKESMRALFVLELVHQGDDKENLCLTNILHFTKDDYEYVYENCLELEYLEDKKFIHTHRSADIWSSLRKETKSHLEKNFFNSFDKNQIWGIINASFPHATYYPALMELLHLGIERADDLAKPYRDKLGLEQLISHPPKPVSEGQEPVREPDIDTLCLKGNFGHVTRTYVPKYASAMSAKVELKTYDDLAGECVLSGWCAIQLIAAARCFSEVVTGCLKNFF; encoded by the exons ATGACAACCCCCGGATTGACTTGGGATTGGAGGCCCAAAATTTTAGGGTCTGAGGTTAGGCTCCAACATCTTGAAAACGATGCTGAAAAGTTGCTGGAGATATCTTTATGCGAGGATTTCTACACTGGAGACTCTTTTACTTTTGAACTTGGTCAAAATTACGTCTACTCTATAGACGAGGACgacgaggaagaagatgaagacaacAAATT GTTAATGGAGTTTTTATCGGACCCGAAATCCTCAAAATCCTGCACTTTCACATTCAAGTTTGAGAAACCACCAAAag AGTCAATGAGGGCTTTATTTGTGCTGGAATTGGTTCACCAAGGTGATGATAAAGAGAATCTATGCCTTACTAATATACTTCATTTTACAAAAGACGATTACGAGTACGTGTATGAAAATTGCCTGGAGCTAGAGTATCTAGAGGATAAAAAGTTTATTCATACTCACAG GTCTGCTGATATCTGGAGTTCCCTACGAAAAGAAACCAAAAGCCATCTGGAAAAAAATTTCTTTAATTCATTTGATAAGAATCAAATTTGGGGAATCATAAACGCATCATTTCCGCATGCAACTTACTATCCAGCACTGATGGAGCTATTGCATTTGGGAATTGAAAGAGCAGATGATCTTGCAAAGCCTTACAGGGATAAACTTGGTTTGGAGCAATTAATTTCACATCCACCAAAACCCGTCTCAGAGGGGCAGGAACCTGTTCGTGAACCTGATATTGACACTCTCTGTCTGAAGGGAAATTTTGGCCATGTAACCAGGACGTATGTACCAAAATATGCTAGTGCGATGAGTGCTAAGGTTGAACTGAAAACTTACGATGATCTTGCTGGTGAATGTGTATTATCTGGATGGTGCGCCATCCAATTGATTGCTGCAGCGCGTTGTTTCAG TGAGGTGGTGACCGGGTGTCTCAAAAACTTCTTCTAA